The proteins below come from a single Stomoxys calcitrans chromosome 1, idStoCalc2.1, whole genome shotgun sequence genomic window:
- the LOC106093334 gene encoding DNA-directed RNA polymerase III subunit RPC5 produces the protein MAGCDAEDDDVIEEIPVFLSKNLQDKLYLFQYPTKTQVSNFENAAVVNCCVKPINKEVKVDFALDTESLFYDRFKGEQMALAADGKSQPKGERPTFKRGIMDKQAFVSSTSLDDVSKYIVGIYADKEIHLSPLTSILQLRPSFSYFDKEDKRNKAEQKALNEEDDDEELQQVTVKFARSGGKKVKERQGYDSFMKKSVDEPWCETYWHSRTSPTAELERQKMFATNRQSSHSLGLETQKYVEKLLPAEGQDQGIDAVLPARVISKAKLKSMPLIDQLKVILKDGKMLSFDDVMSILQDGVDANVTIEKVLRTLPQVGILIHGNWVPQSEILYPNEMLSNANGVKSELMIRGRDYVLFRFSRTKYLYRPQVVFATQLPPEEALEVLQSVAKTNSEKKWELLLPPDAQFEQRYPDLVQRQEMVWRATEQTYNEMDHEKSPKRARKRSQRDSKTYSASVVLSTDTSASTS, from the exons ATGGCAGGCTGTGATGCTGAAGACGACGACGTGATCGAAGAG attCCGGTGTTTTTGTCGAAAAACCTTCAGGACAAGTTGTACCTTTTCCAGTATCCAACTAAAACACAAGTTTCCAACTTCGAAAATGCTGCAGTGGTTAATTGCTGCGTAAAGCCCATAAATAAAGAGGTTAAAGTAGATTTCGCTCTTGACACCGAGTCACTTTTCTATGATCGTTTCAAAGGTGAGCAAATGGCTTTGGCAGCAGACGGCAAATCGCAGCCTAAAGGAGAGAGACCTACATTTAAACGGGGTATTATGGACAAGCAGGCCTTTGTAAGTTCTACATCCTTAGACGATGTTAGTAAATATATTGTGGGAATATATGCCGACAAGGAAATACATTTGTCTCCGTTAACTTCAATTTTACAATTGAGACCATCCTTCTCGTATTTCGATAAGGAAGACAAGCGTAACAAAGCGGAACAGAAAGCCCTTAACGAAGAggatgacgatgaagaattaCAGCAAGTTACTGTAAAGTTTGCCAGGTCAGGAGGCAAAAAGGTAAAAGAACGTCAAGGCTACGATAGTTTTATGAAAAAGAGTGTCGATGAACCGTGGTGCGAAACTTATTGGCATTCAAGAACGTCACCAACAGCAGAGTTGGAGCGTCAAAAAATGTTCGCAACAAACAGACAGAGCAGTCATTCTTTAGGACTGGAAACACAAAAGTATGTTGAAAAACTTCTGCCTGCCGAAGGACAAGATCAGGGTATTGATGCCGTTTTGCCCGCCCGAGTTATAAGcaaggccaaattaaagtctaTGCCCCTAATAGATCAGCTTAAGGTTATTCTTAAAGATGGCAAGATGTTGTCATTTGATGATGTTATGTCCATACTGCAGGACGGAGTAGATGCTAATGTAACAATAGAAAAAGTTTTAAGAACTTTGCCACAAGTTGGAATCTTAATACATGGAAATTGGGTACCACAATCAGAGATTTTGTATCCAAACGAAATGTTATCAAATGCAAATGGTGTAAAGTCTGAACTAATGATAAGAGGTCGAGATTATGTT CTATTTCGTTTTTCCCGCACAAAATATCTATATAGACCACAAGTAGTTTTTGCCACACAGTTACCACCTGAAGAGGCGTTGGAGGTGCTGCAGTCCGTGGCAAAAACTAATTCGGAGAAAAAATGGGAACTTCTGCTACCGCCTGATGCACAGTTTGAACAACGCTATCCCGATCTAGTGCAACGCCAAGAGATGGTAT
- the LOC106093338 gene encoding proline-rich protein PRCC: MSLVAYDDSSDGDSEYEDNKEPETLTTKPLAESGQISDDDDEYLHQSEEEPRKTFSLSLPKPHKESTIQEIVGQLSTTFSALPTPKTLQTDAVEEDDEYLHKKDKFVSSEVKPPPINKGPVKISIPSLKDFQDVQEERKEKAKINSDVKGRDLSKGSGLLSILPKAKSERDFSKTDCNQQKDNVDVPTKTSHFTSSLVPDTVKYRRPAYSTEGINDDVKPIKKITPQRKSHTAAIKDVEEDEDDDKNGVKNENDFFSLNNDNFSLPDICSNEINMMVAKKAAKIAEASKNYLKETESNSTIEQEVANRNQLELEAARKRYQESQLDSEATQALVGSSAKRRKNHGDGIQIVDINSDQILPDREEWMRNALASSTTYQPTGVLVDEEPQAGTRRKHQITYLAHKAKANEAELQAMWAANRQNRRATQSKYGF; this comes from the coding sequence ATGTCGTTAGTTGCATATGACGATAGCAGTGATGGCGACTCAGAATATGAGGATAACAAGGAACCCGAAACGCTTACGACCAAGCCTTTGGCAGAAAGTGGCCAAATaagcgatgatgatgatgaatatTTGCACCAATCGGAAGAGGAGccaagaaaaacattttctctTTCCTTGCCAAAACCTCATAAGGAATCCACTATTCAAGAAATAGTGGGGCAGTTATCGACGACATTTTCTGCCTTAccaaccccaaaaacgctaCAAACAGATGCTGTAGAAGAAGATGATgaatatttacataaaaaagATAAGTTTGTTAGTTCTGAAGTGAAACCACCGCCTATAAATAAGGGACCAGTAAAAATATCCATACCCTCGCTAAAAGACTTTCAAGATGTTCAGGAGGAGAGAaaagaaaaggcaaaaataaattctgaTGTCAAGGGCAGAGACCTATCGAAAGGTTCAGGTCTATTGAGTATACTACCTAAGGCGAAGTCAGAAAGAGATTTCTCAAAAACGGATTGTAATCAACAAAAAGACAATGTTGATGTGCCCACAAAGACCTCTCACTTTACTTCATCACTTGTTCCGGATACAGTCAAGTATCGACGTCCGGCTTACAGCACCGAAGGTATTAACGATGACGTTAAGCCAATTAAGAAAATAACTCCACAAAGAAAATCGCACACTGCTGCcataaaagatgtcgaagaagaTGAGGACGATGACAAAAATGGGGTAAAGAATGAAAATGATTTCTTTTCACTTAATAATGATAACTTTAGTCTTCCCGACATCTGCTCAAATGAAATTAACATGATGGTAGCTAAGAAGGCTGCTAAAATAGCAGAAGCTTCCAAGAATTATCTAAAAGAGACAGAGAGTAATTCTACAATTGAGCAAGAAGTTGCAAACAGGAATCAGCTTGAATTAGAAGCAGCAAGAAAACGTTACCAAGAAAGCCAATTAGACTCTGAAGCTACTCAAGCTCTAGTCGGTAGCAGTGCAAAGCGAAGAAAAAACCATGGTGACGGAATTCAAATTGTCGATATAAATAGCGATCAGATTTTGCCGGACCGAGAAGAATGGATGCGCAATGCCTTGGCTTCCTCAACAACCTATCAGCCCACTGGTGTATTGGTAGACGAAGAACCGCAAGCTGGCACACGGCGCAAACATCAAATAACGTACTTGGCGCATAAAGCAAAGGCGAACGAAGCTGAACTGCAAGCCATGTGGGCAGCTAATCGTCAAAATAGAAGAGCTACACAGAGTAAATACGGATTCTAA
- the LOC106093339 gene encoding transmembrane protein 60 produces the protein MTLAHRALFTWFIVLVFLILVCLRLEPHTHWNWFLVFIPLWVFDGILIIYVIIKIVRKWRNLKRLKELLINYQFYIGGVLLKIASQLMICLTLEYPELEISIFVTMIPIWTLLSASVVYVFGRLNKIEPW, from the coding sequence ATGACTTTGGCTCATAGAGCTTTGTTCACTTGGTTTATTGTCCTGGTCTTCTTGATACTTGTCTGCCTGCGACTAGAGCCTCACACTCATTGGAATTGGTTCCTAGTATTCATTCCTTTGTGGGTATTTGATGGCATTCTCATAATATATGTGATAATAAAAATTGTTCGAAAATGGCGTAACCTGAAACGTTTGAAGGAGCTTTTAATCAATTATCAATTTTACATTGGAGGTGTTCTTCTAAAGATTGCTTCGCAATTAATGATTTGCTTGACGCTGGAGTATCCAGAGCTTGAAATATCTATATTTGTAACTATGATACCCATATGGACTCTATTATCCGCATCTGTGGTTTATGTTTTCGGACGACTTAATAAAATAGAACCGTGGTGA